One stretch of Microbacterium terrae DNA includes these proteins:
- a CDS encoding LysM peptidoglycan-binding domain-containing protein, producing MPAAVAGTIALALTAAPAAANAAPPAPVDTRLDDARRTAGGATTRAELRAASAAAQPMTLVAQAAPATATATATLRAAATAVPSTYTVVRGDTVYGIAARFGLRTADVLTLNKLTARSVIYPGQKLTLTGGSGGSTGGGSSSGSAASGTYTVQAGDTVSSIAKKHGATTNAVLSANKLGWSSIIYPGQKLTIPGATSSTGSTATSGSNSSGGASAGASTTSAVGGSYTVTAGDTVSSIAGRHGVGVAAMLTANKLGWSSIIYPGQKLTIPSSTGLNAPQTENALLIIQVGRELGVPDRGIAIALGTAMQESWIRNLDYGDRDSLGLFQQRPSTGWGTAEQVRDRVRSIKAFFGGPSDPNGSRTRGLLDIPGWQNMSFADAAQAVQISAYPERYAQWEKPAYAWLAALG from the coding sequence CTGCCCGCCGCCGTCGCCGGAACGATCGCCCTGGCGCTCACCGCCGCACCGGCCGCCGCGAACGCGGCGCCGCCGGCACCCGTCGACACCCGGCTCGACGACGCGCGCCGCACCGCCGGCGGGGCGACCACGCGCGCCGAGCTGCGCGCGGCCTCCGCCGCAGCGCAGCCGATGACGCTCGTCGCGCAGGCAGCTCCCGCCACGGCCACGGCGACGGCCACGCTCCGCGCCGCCGCGACGGCGGTGCCGAGCACCTACACGGTGGTGCGCGGCGACACCGTCTACGGCATCGCCGCGCGGTTCGGGCTCCGCACGGCAGACGTCCTCACCCTGAACAAGCTGACCGCGCGGTCGGTCATCTACCCGGGCCAGAAGCTCACCCTCACCGGCGGGTCGGGCGGATCCACCGGCGGCGGGTCCAGCTCGGGCTCGGCGGCATCCGGAACGTACACAGTGCAAGCCGGCGACACCGTCTCGTCGATCGCGAAGAAGCACGGCGCGACGACGAACGCCGTGCTGTCGGCCAACAAGCTCGGATGGTCGTCGATCATCTATCCCGGCCAGAAGCTGACGATCCCCGGCGCGACGTCGTCGACGGGCTCGACCGCCACCAGCGGGTCGAACAGCTCGGGGGGCGCGTCGGCGGGCGCATCGACCACCTCAGCGGTCGGCGGCTCGTACACCGTCACAGCCGGCGACACCGTCTCGTCGATCGCCGGCAGGCACGGCGTCGGGGTGGCCGCGATGCTCACCGCCAACAAGCTCGGATGGTCGTCGATCATCTACCCCGGCCAGAAGCTCACGATCCCGTCGAGCACCGGCCTCAATGCGCCGCAGACCGAGAACGCGCTGCTCATCATCCAGGTGGGCCGCGAACTCGGCGTGCCAGACCGCGGCATCGCGATCGCGCTCGGCACCGCGATGCAGGAGTCGTGGATCCGCAACCTCGACTACGGCGACCGGGACTCGCTCGGCCTCTTCCAGCAGCGCCCGAGCACGGGATGGGGAACCGCCGAGCAGGTGCGCGATCGCGTGCGGTCGATCAAGGCCTTCTTCGGCGGCCCGTCGGATCCGAACGGGTCGCGCACGCGGGGCCTCCTCGACATCCCCGGATGGCAGAACATGAGCTTCGCCGACGCCGCGCAGGCCGTGCAGATCTCCGCCTACCCGGAGCGGTATGCGCAGTGGGAGAAGCCGGCCTACGCGTGGCTCGCCGCGCTCGGGTGA